CCGGGAGATGCGGCAGCTGCTCGACGGTGTGACGGGCGCCCTGACCGCCGGCCATCCCCGTGAGCTCCTGGAGCAGGCGGCCTTCGCCCTCCTCGACTACATCGAGAACTACACGGACGGTTTCCGGATCCTGGTCCGGGACTCGCCGGTGGCGCAGTCGACGGGCACGTTCGCGTCGCTGATCAGCGACATCGCCACGCAGGTCGAGGACATCCTGGGTCTGGAGTTCAAGGCCCGCGGCTTCGACCCGAAGCTGGCGCCGCTGTACGCGCAGGCGCTGGTCGGCAGCGTGGCGCTGACCGGCCAGTGGTGGCTGGACGTCCGCAAGCCGAAGAAGGCCGAGGTGGCGGCGCACCTGGTGAACCTGGCGTGGCACGGCCTGGACGGCCTGGAGCAGAAGCCGCGGCTGATAGGGCACCGGAAGAACTGAGCAGGTGTTCGGGCCGGCGGCCTTCCGCCGGGCCCGGTCCGGCGTCTCACGAAAAGATTCGTTTCCGCCTCAACGATCAACGCTATGATCCCCCCACATCCGGGGGGGGTGTTTCGCCCTCCGCACGTGGCCCCTGTGCGTGCCGCGCGGAGGTGGTGCGGAGCCCCGACCTGGATACCTGTTCTCACGTTCCCCAGGGGGGGATCATCTTGCGTACCGCTTTCTCCGGGCGCGCCCGCCGTGTCGCCGCGTGCACCGCGCTCGCCCTCTCCGTCGGCATGCTGCTGGCGACCCCCGCGTCGGCCGGCTCTCCGGTCCCGCGTCCGTCGGCCGAGAAGCCGGCCGTCTCGTCCGAGGTGCCGAAGCGGGCGCTGCTGCCCGCGGCCGAGGGCCGCGCGGGCGCCGCCGCGGCCGGCGCGCTCGACCCGCTGCTGTCGGACGTCGACGGCGACGGCTACGAGGACACGCTGCTCCGTTCGATCAACGGCAAGGTCTACGCGGCGACGACGCAGGACCACGGCTACGACGGCGCGTTCCAGCTGGGCGGCCGCGGCACGGAGGTCGCCAAGGACCTGATCCCGGTCGGCAACCAGTACGGCGGGACCGGTCCGGAGGTGCTCGTCCTCTCCGAGAACGGCACGATGATGATGTACGAGGACGCGTCCTACGGCGGCTCGTACTCGGAGACCCGGGTCGGCACCGGCTGGCAGATCTACAACAAGGTCGTCTCGCCGGGCGACGTGAACGGCGACGGCCGCGCGGACGTCCTCGCCCGGACGCCCGCGGGTGAGCTGTACTTGTACCTGGGCACCGGCCACAGGACGGGTCCGTTCTCCACCCGGAAGCGGATCGGCGGCGGCTGGGGCGTCTACGACCAGGTGGTCGGCGTCGGTGACAACACGGGGGACGGCGTCGCCGACGTGTACGCGCGTGACTTCACCGGCCGGCTGTGGTTCTACGCCGGCACCGGCGACCTGAGCCACCCGTTCTCCACCCGCCGGTACATCGGCCAGGGCTGGGGGACCTACAACCAGCTGGTCCCGGCGGGCCACGGCCGGCTGGGCGCCCGGGACAACGCCGGCACCGTGTACACGTACACCTCCCGGGGCGGCGGCATCCTGTCCCCGCGGGTGAAGTCCAGCGACACGGGCGGCTGGTCCGGCGTGGCGCAGTTCGCGAACGCCGGCAGCGTCCCGACGACGGGCAAGGAAGGCATCATCGCCCGCTCGAACGGCGGGACGCTGTACTGGTACACGAACACCACGCGCGGCGTCCTGTTCCCGCGTCAGCAGTACAGCCAGGAGGGCGCCTGGGCCGGCGCCGCCCTCACCCACCTCTCGTCGCTGGACCCGGACGGCGAGTCCGACTTCGCCGAGGTGTACCAGGGCGGCCTGTACGTCGACAACACGCTGATCGGCTGGGGCTGGGGCGCGTACGACGCCCTGGTCGGCCCGGGCGATCTGAGCGGCGACGGCAGGGGCGACCTGCTGGCGCGGGACAGGAACGGCGTCCTGTACCTGTACAAGGGCAACGGCCTCGGCAGCGCGTTCTCGTCCCGGATCCGGGTCGGCGACGGGTGGAGCGCCTACAACAAGCTCCTCGGCGCCGGCGACTACACCGGTGACGGCCGCACGGACCTGCTGGCCCGCTCCAAGGCCGGCGACCTGTACCTGTACGCGGGTACGGGCAGGGCGAGCGCGCCGTTCAAGGGCCGGGTGAAGATCGGCGGCGGCTGGGGCGGCTACAAGCACCTGGTGGCGGCCGGCGACCTGAACGCCGACGGCAAGGCGGACCTGCTGGCCGGCACGTACGGCGGCGCCCTGTACCGCTACACCAACACCACGCCCGGCACGTTCGCGCCGCGCGCCCACCTCGGTACCGGCTTCCAGGTCTACAACCTGATGGGCTGACGCCTTCGGGCCCCGTCGGGGTGTCCCGTGCCGGTTTCCCGGTACGGGGCACCC
The Streptomyces roseofulvus genome window above contains:
- a CDS encoding VCBS repeat-containing protein, translated to MRTAFSGRARRVAACTALALSVGMLLATPASAGSPVPRPSAEKPAVSSEVPKRALLPAAEGRAGAAAAGALDPLLSDVDGDGYEDTLLRSINGKVYAATTQDHGYDGAFQLGGRGTEVAKDLIPVGNQYGGTGPEVLVLSENGTMMMYEDASYGGSYSETRVGTGWQIYNKVVSPGDVNGDGRADVLARTPAGELYLYLGTGHRTGPFSTRKRIGGGWGVYDQVVGVGDNTGDGVADVYARDFTGRLWFYAGTGDLSHPFSTRRYIGQGWGTYNQLVPAGHGRLGARDNAGTVYTYTSRGGGILSPRVKSSDTGGWSGVAQFANAGSVPTTGKEGIIARSNGGTLYWYTNTTRGVLFPRQQYSQEGAWAGAALTHLSSLDPDGESDFAEVYQGGLYVDNTLIGWGWGAYDALVGPGDLSGDGRGDLLARDRNGVLYLYKGNGLGSAFSSRIRVGDGWSAYNKLLGAGDYTGDGRTDLLARSKAGDLYLYAGTGRASAPFKGRVKIGGGWGGYKHLVAAGDLNADGKADLLAGTYGGALYRYTNTTPGTFAPRAHLGTGFQVYNLMG
- a CDS encoding TetR/AcrR family transcriptional regulator; this translates as MMDDVAIDGSSSSTSEQKPRRGRRVRMTGAERREQLLDIGRTLFAEKGFEGTSVEEIAAKAGVSKPVVYEHFGGKEGLYAVVVDREMRQLLDGVTGALTAGHPRELLEQAAFALLDYIENYTDGFRILVRDSPVAQSTGTFASLISDIATQVEDILGLEFKARGFDPKLAPLYAQALVGSVALTGQWWLDVRKPKKAEVAAHLVNLAWHGLDGLEQKPRLIGHRKN